Genomic window (Methanosphaera sp.):
AATAATTGGTATTGCAAGTAGTGGAGTTCACAGTAATGGATTAACTCTTGCAAGAAAAGCATTACTTGACATTTCAGGCTTTGATGTAAATGATAAACTTCCAGCAGATCCAAGTATAACTGTTGGTGAAGCATTACTTGAACCTACAATAATCTATGTAGATCCTATTATGGAACTATTAAATAGTGATGTTGAAGTTCATGGACTTGGTCACATTACAGGTGGAGGATTCAGTAACCTTAAAAGATTAAATAAAGGCATGACATACATCATTGATGATCTTCCAGAAATATTACCAGTATTTAAACAAATACAAGAAGCTGGTATTGAAGATAAAGAAATGTATCATGTATTTAACATGGGAATAGGATTTGCTGTAATACTTGATGAGAAATATGCTCAACAAGCAGTTGACATACTAAGCAAATACCATGATGCATCCATTATTGGAAGAATTAAAGAAGATGAAGACAACCGTGTTTTAATAACAACACATGATAACAAACAAATTGAATTATAAATTTTTATAAACAATTAACTTAGAGGTGGATACTTTGAAAATAAGTATTGATAATGAAACAAAACTAATTGAAACAATGCTTGAAGCATACGGCGTAGAATCTAAAGAAGCTAAAATCGTTGCTGAAGTTGTTGTAGATGGAGATCTTAAAGGATTTTCAACACATGGACTTGGAAGATTCCCACAATATATTAAAAGTATTAAAGCAGGAACAATAAAAACTGATGGTGACTATGAAATAGAAAAAGAATCAGCATCATCTGCTATGATTAATGGTAATCATAAATTTGGACACTATGTTACTGTAAAAGCTATGGATCTTGCAGTTAAAAAAGCTTCAGAAACAGGTGTTGGAATTGTAGGTATACATGACAGTAACCATTATGGTATTGCAGGTTACTATGCAGATCTTGCATCAATTCAAGACATGATTGGTATTGTAATATCAAATACTGAACCTGCAATGGCAGCATTTGGTGGTAAAAAAGCATTACTAGGTACAAACCCTATTACAATCAGTATTCCATCTGATGATATAGACAACTACATCTGTCTTGATATGGCAACAAGTATCACAGCACGTGGAAAACTTCTTGAATCAAAACGTAAAGGCGAACCAATACCTGAAGGTATGGCTCTTGATAAAGATGGAAATCCTACAACAGATCCTGCAGAAGGACTTGAAGGTTCAATCTTACCATTTGGTGGATTTAAAGGATATGGTCTTGCATTTATGTTTGAACTTCTAGCAGGACCTCTAGTATCAGCAGCATGTGGAGAAAAAGTAGAAGGTACAGCAACTCCAGATGTAATGTGTACAAAAGGTGACCTTTTAATTGTAATTAACCCTGAA
Coding sequences:
- the purM gene encoding phosphoribosylformylglycinamidine cyclo-ligase encodes the protein MVTYSEAGVDISLEEQTVSALTGELSETLNYRNIIKNKGHFAALVDFGEKAIAMSTDGVGSKILISKLMEKYDTVGIDCIAMVVNDILCVGAEPIAMVDYLAVEKPEPEVAVEIAKGLKEGCKQAKIAMIGGETASLPKIIKDFDLAGTGIGEVAKEDIITGSEIKDGDVIIGIASSGVHSNGLTLARKALLDISGFDVNDKLPADPSITVGEALLEPTIIYVDPIMELLNSDVEVHGLGHITGGGFSNLKRLNKGMTYIIDDLPEILPVFKQIQEAGIEDKEMYHVFNMGIGFAVILDEKYAQQAVDILSKYHDASIIGRIKEDEDNRVLITTHDNKQIEL
- the comC gene encoding L-sulfolactate dehydrogenase — protein: MKISIDNETKLIETMLEAYGVESKEAKIVAEVVVDGDLKGFSTHGLGRFPQYIKSIKAGTIKTDGDYEIEKESASSAMINGNHKFGHYVTVKAMDLAVKKASETGVGIVGIHDSNHYGIAGYYADLASIQDMIGIVISNTEPAMAAFGGKKALLGTNPITISIPSDDIDNYICLDMATSITARGKLLESKRKGEPIPEGMALDKDGNPTTDPAEGLEGSILPFGGFKGYGLAFMFELLAGPLVSAACGEKVEGTATPDVMCTKGDLLIVINPEFFGGSMQFKFYVDQFVREIREENGVIPGDREVQNISTNYENGIEVDEALYEQLTEMAQEKGLDITSYFDE